A genomic window from Flavobacterium sp. I3-2 includes:
- a CDS encoding FAD-dependent oxidoreductase — MKQDSQKIAVIGAGLVGTLLAIYLKKAGHDVHVFDRSADIRKIKFSGRSINLAISTRGWKSLDDVQIGDQIREIAIPMDKRAIHKKDGTLAFQKYGMKGESIYSVSRGGLNRLMIDIAEEKGIQFHFEQKIWDVNLEEAIIHIGETERGDWEDLKFDKVFGTDGAFSRVRHRMQRQNRFDYSQIFLKLGYKELCIPANEDGTHKIDPNSFHIWPRSEFMLIALANEDGSFTCTLFMPFEGENSFEAINTEEKVTDFFLTNFPDTKELIPDLVADYFKNPTSSLVTMQCYPWTYKDKVALLGDAAHAIVPFYGQGMNAGFEDISEMYRQMEKHGNDWETIFEEYQKVRKPNADAIAELSFRNFIEMGTNTADEKFLLQKKIEAKFTEKYPNKWLPLYDRVTFSLNPYVDALAIGDQQKGIMDEIMSLEDIENIWDSEEIETMILSKLK; from the coding sequence ATGAAACAAGATTCTCAAAAAATAGCAGTAATCGGAGCAGGTTTAGTAGGTACGTTATTAGCTATTTACTTAAAAAAAGCAGGTCATGATGTTCATGTTTTTGACCGAAGCGCCGATATCAGAAAAATAAAATTTTCAGGAAGATCAATAAATTTAGCGATTTCAACTCGCGGTTGGAAATCTCTTGACGATGTTCAGATTGGAGATCAAATCAGAGAAATTGCCATTCCGATGGATAAACGTGCCATTCACAAAAAGGACGGAACACTTGCTTTTCAGAAATACGGAATGAAAGGCGAAAGTATTTATTCAGTTTCTCGTGGTGGATTAAATCGTTTGATGATTGATATTGCTGAAGAAAAAGGAATTCAATTTCATTTTGAACAAAAAATTTGGGATGTTAATCTTGAAGAAGCAATAATTCATATTGGTGAAACGGAAAGAGGCGATTGGGAGGATTTAAAATTCGATAAAGTTTTTGGAACCGACGGAGCTTTCTCTCGTGTTAGACATCGTATGCAACGTCAAAATCGTTTTGATTATAGCCAGATTTTTTTAAAATTAGGTTATAAAGAATTATGCATTCCGGCAAACGAAGACGGAACTCATAAAATTGACCCAAACTCATTTCATATTTGGCCGCGAAGCGAATTTATGTTGATTGCTTTAGCTAACGAAGACGGAAGTTTTACCTGTACGTTGTTTATGCCATTTGAAGGAGAAAATTCGTTCGAAGCCATAAATACTGAAGAAAAAGTAACTGATTTTTTCTTGACTAATTTCCCAGATACCAAAGAATTAATTCCAGATTTGGTTGCAGATTATTTTAAAAATCCAACCAGTTCATTGGTTACCATGCAATGTTATCCTTGGACGTACAAAGATAAAGTTGCATTGCTTGGCGATGCGGCTCATGCAATTGTTCCGTTTTATGGTCAAGGAATGAATGCTGGTTTTGAAGATATTTCAGAAATGTATCGTCAAATGGAAAAACATGGAAATGATTGGGAAACGATTTTTGAAGAATATCAAAAAGTTCGTAAACCAAATGCTGATGCAATTGCCGAATTATCTTTTAGAAATTTCATCGAAATGGGAACAAATACAGCAGATGAAAAGTTTTTACTTCAAAAGAAAATCGAAGCTAAGTTTACCGAGAAATATCCAAATAAATGGTTGCCTTTGTACGATAGAGTTACGTTTAGTTTAAATCCGTATGTTGATGCTTTAGCGATTGGTGATCAACAAAAAGGAATTATGGACGAAATTATGTCTTTAGAAGATATCGAAAATATTTGGGATTCAGAAGAAATTGAAACCATGATATTATCAAAATTAAAATAG
- a CDS encoding agmatinase family protein, with amino-acid sequence MSTKQSKIDNFDPSQPGLADANIYGLPFTAEESEIIIVPVPWEVTVSYGAGASEGPEAIFNASFQIDLLHQEFPELWKLGMFVDEAPESWATLSEKYKGLAQPIIEALENGEDIETFPTLQSDLDKINKACKTLNEEVKAKVLHWQNKGKRVILLGGDHSTPLGYYQALAENNKDFGILHFDAHMDLRKAYEGFTYSHASIMYNAIQLTEVSKIVQVGIRDFCEQEVEVVKSSNKVIVHTDADLKTAQFEGKTWKQQCDEIINELPENVCVSFDIDALYRWYCPNTGTPVPGGLSYEQATYLLNQLAVSNKNIIGMDLVEVAPGDDDWDGNVGARLLFHMCGVFAKNNKLNVGNRITF; translated from the coding sequence ATGTCAACAAAACAGTCAAAGATTGATAACTTCGATCCTTCACAACCAGGTTTAGCAGATGCTAATATTTATGGTTTACCATTCACTGCAGAAGAAAGTGAAATCATCATTGTCCCAGTTCCTTGGGAAGTTACAGTAAGTTATGGTGCAGGAGCATCAGAAGGACCAGAAGCTATTTTTAATGCTTCTTTTCAAATAGATTTATTACATCAAGAATTTCCAGAATTATGGAAATTAGGAATGTTTGTAGATGAAGCTCCAGAATCTTGGGCGACATTAAGTGAAAAATATAAAGGTTTAGCACAACCAATTATCGAAGCTTTAGAAAACGGTGAAGACATCGAAACATTTCCTACATTACAATCAGATTTAGATAAAATCAACAAAGCTTGTAAAACGCTAAACGAAGAAGTGAAAGCTAAAGTTTTACATTGGCAAAATAAAGGTAAACGTGTGATTTTATTAGGTGGAGATCATTCAACACCACTTGGATATTATCAAGCTTTAGCTGAAAATAATAAAGATTTCGGAATTTTACATTTCGATGCGCACATGGATTTGAGAAAAGCTTACGAAGGTTTTACTTATTCTCACGCATCAATTATGTATAATGCCATTCAATTAACTGAAGTCTCTAAAATTGTTCAAGTTGGAATTCGCGATTTCTGCGAGCAAGAAGTTGAGGTTGTAAAATCATCAAACAAAGTAATTGTTCATACAGATGCTGATTTAAAAACAGCGCAATTCGAAGGGAAAACTTGGAAGCAACAATGCGATGAAATCATCAATGAATTACCAGAAAACGTTTGTGTTAGTTTTGATATTGATGCACTATATCGTTGGTATTGTCCAAATACAGGAACGCCAGTTCCGGGAGGATTATCTTACGAACAAGCGACTTATTTATTAAATCAGTTAGCGGTTTCAAACAAAAATATCATCGGAATGGATTTAGTTGAGGTGGCTCCAGGTGATGATGATTGGGACGGAAATGTTGGTGCCAGATTACTTTTCCATATGTGTGGCGTTTTTGCTAAAAACAACAAATTAAATGTAGGTAATAGAATTACTTTCTAA